The following coding sequences are from one Treponema parvum window:
- a CDS encoding Trp family transcriptional regulator has protein sequence MKEGAFSDKKQIEDGADELCSLLAECSEPQFIKDFLICLCTPAEIKDLTSRWLLVKEINKGATQREIAKKFGMSLCKITRGSRELRKPGSTFLKMIDLLDSRKSRKP, from the coding sequence ATGAAAGAAGGGGCGTTTTCCGACAAAAAACAGATTGAAGACGGCGCCGACGAACTTTGCTCTTTGCTGGCGGAATGTAGCGAACCGCAGTTTATAAAGGATTTTTTGATCTGCCTTTGCACCCCCGCGGAGATTAAAGATTTGACAAGCCGCTGGCTACTCGTAAAGGAGATAAACAAGGGAGCCACCCAGCGGGAGATCGCTAAAAAATTCGGCATGTCGCTTTGTAAGATAACAAGGGGCTCCCGGGAATTGCGTAAACCCGGCAGCACTTTTTTAAAAATGATCGATCTTCTCGATTCTCGAAAATCTCGAAAACCGTAA